TGGTTAATAATGTTTTGGGATCAGATCCCAGGTAGCATTTTGTATTTCAAAGGAAAGGAATTTACAAGCCGAACATACATCATATTATCTCAAAACTTCGATTTTTTGTCTCAAACTTGTTACATATATCGACATCTCTAGAGTCATTGTATAGATATTGGGAGAAAAGAAACATTCTCACTCGTTTGTACAAAGCGAAACTATTTCTAATCAATTGCGTGAAAAGATAAAGGACATTCAGCAAAATTGGGAACGAATGGTAAATCAGGAATTATTATGAGCTCCAATTTTGAGACAAAAATGTTACAAATCAATTTATTGTATATCACACAAAAAAAAATTTACCTTAGTTGTAGTTAACCTTATAATTATAACAATCTTACGATCAGAGGCATTTAAAACTTATTAAAATCTAGACATTAACAATTTACCTTTTGAATCTACCTCAGTGCTTAATTATTATATCCTGGGAGATAGTTCTACGATAACCTCCCTGACTGCAAGTACTCCACCATTCTTATCAGTTGAATTTCTCGGATCATCTACCGATATCGGCACAGCTTACAGTCAGATCTTAACAAAAAAACCGATGTGGTTTTTATCGACGAAAACCTTATTCAGGTTAGTGAAGAAGGGCCTTCCGTATTGAGGAAGGCTTCGATGCTGATATTCACCTCTGGTAAAAGGCAACCCGATAACTAACAGCTATGTGAATCTATCGGTTGGTCATCCGTCCAAAGAGCTAACATCTGGTCTTTATTATTCCCACTAATCCACTGCTTATGTTCCGCCCAGAGCCCGCCTTTTGTATATAAAGGCGGACTTTATGCACGATTTAGCCAGTAATCCGGTTGTCTTCTTTATACTGTGTTTAAATTGCGAATTTGTCTTGACCTTTCTGTTGTATTATCTCAACTTTACTTTGCAAACCGGCAGCTCCGGCGCCCATGACCCTCTGGACCTTCGATTCAATCATTCTCCCCCGGGCCTTAACGACGCTTCAGTTAGCCCTTTAATAACGATTATGGCAATTTTAGAGAAAAATGGTGCCCTGCGCGGAACGGCAGGGACGGTAGTATTCCGAAGGTTCCGTACCCATACGGTAGTGCAGAAGCTTCCCGAGAGAAAGAAAGGACAGACCCTGGCCAGCCGCGCCAGCGCCTGCGAGTTCGGACTGGCCAGCACCTCGGCGGCCTCTATCCGCGATGCCCTGAAGCCTGTCTTCCGCAACCGTCACGACGGGGCCATGGTGAACCGCTTCAACAGTGCGGTATACCACAGCATCTTAGGCAGCAGAACCGCTGCCCGGGGCAACCGTGACCTGCACGATGGCGACCTGGACTGCCTGAAAGGTTTTGAATTCAATGCTGAAAGTCCCCTGAGTGAAGCCCTGAAGGTAAAACAGGTGGTATCCCTTAGCCCTGAAGGCAGGATCCGCATCCAGATGGATGCCCTACACAGCAATACAGACCTGAAGGTACCGGCAAAGTTCAGGGAGATGACCGGCAGGTTCCGGCTGCGCTTTCTGGTCACAGCCCTCAACTTCCGCAGCGAATACTATGAGTATGTGGCTGTAAAGGATGTGACAGTGATCAACGGGATGGCCCTGGAGGCACAGGACTTCGAAATGGAAGGAACTATTCCCCAGGGATGTATGGTGTTGGTAACCTTATCGCTGGAATGCCTGATGCGGAATAGTACGGATAATAGCATCGAGCTGATCAATACCCTCTCGTTCAGTCCGGCAGCCATTTTAGCGGCGTTTCAAATCGCTGAGGCGACGCCTATGGGTCAATCGGCAGAAGCAAAGAAGCAGGCCTGGGACGATTATTCAATGATGGAAGGGTACAACGGGAACACCTTGTTAGTGAAAATGGCCGAACTGGCAGAACTGGCGGCTGCAGGTCAGAAGAAACAGCGGCGGGGGAAGCGATCCGGGGGTGGCTCTGAAGAACGGGATCCGGGGGGAACCCGGCAAAAGCCGGCCAGCCATGAAGATACTCCTTTTGTAATCGGAAAGAGATTCGGTTTCTGAAATCAGCAAGGCGAAAAATTATCTCTCAAATCTTTCCTCTTTCGTAATATTTATTAATTTTATACCAAGTTAAGGAGGAGACCTATGAGCGAACTTTACCCTAATGATGAAAAAACATCGCTTCTTCAGTTAAAAAACGACGATCAAAAGGCTTTTGAGCACCTTTATCAGCTTTACAGTTCCCGTATCTACGGCAAGATCCTCAAGCTTACCAAATCGGAAATCATCGCGGGAGAGTTACTGCAGGATACCTTTGTGAAGGTCTGGGAAAAGCGGCAGCTTATAAACGAAGAGTTTCCCTTCAAGGCCTGGTTGTACCGTGTTGCCGAAAACGAAGTTTATATGTTTTACCGTAAGCTGGCCCGCGACAGGAAGTTGCAAGAGTATATTATCGAAACGTTCGAAGAAAGTCACTCCCCAACCGAAGGAAATTTCCTTCTCAAAGAAAGCAATGAGCTGCTTCACCGCGCGGTGAAAATGCTCCCTCAGCAATGCCGCCAGGTCTTTACATTATGCCGAATCGAGGGCAGAAGTTACGAGGAAACCGGCAGTCTCCTCGGTATCTCACCTTCTACAGTAAGCAATCACCTGGTAAAGGCAGGCAAAAGCATCCGAAATTATATCCTTGAATCAGGAAGAGAACATATATCCCTCATCCTGCCCTTTTTTTACCTTCAATTCTCCCTTTTCTGTTAGACAACAATCGGTCTTTCACTAGTATTAAGTTATACGTAATAAGCCGTAAGATTCAAGTATAAATATGCTGATTGTCTTCGTTCTTAAAAAACAACAAGTCGTTTTACCTTTAACATAGCACTTGTATTTTCCTTATATTAAATAAACATTAATTTTATTTTAACTGAGAGTAGTGTGTTTTTTCCCCTGAAGCATATCAGGGAATAAAGCAGCTATTTATGGACCGCCCGGAAGAAATTAACAGGCTTTTTAAGAGGTTTATTGAAAATAAAAGTTCTCAGAAGGAACTTAAAGAACTGTTTACTTATTTCCGTACCTCCAGCGAAGAGGAACTGCGATTTCTGATTATGCGCGAAATAGAACCGCAGGAAGACTCTGAAAATCAAAACGTTAATTCATCAACACAGAGTCCGGAAGAAGAAGCTAAAATGCAGGATCTGTACCGGCAGATATCAGCAACCATTAATACGGAAAGTTCCGGGAAAGGGCGTATAGCCCAATGGAACAGATGGCATGTCAGTGCTGCAGCGGCAGTAGCAATCATTTTCATCGCAACCGGCTTATATCTATGGAACCGGACAACGAGTCCGATACCCACCGGGGGTGACAAGAAGGCGCAGACCGCCGACATCCCGCCGGGCACTAATAAAGCGGTACTGACGCTGGCCGATGGCAAAAAGATTGCCCTTGATGATGCAAAGACCGGTGAACTGGTTCAGCTTTCGGGCATTTCTGTCACCAAAACGGCCGACGGTCAGATCGTCTACAATATGCAAAACGCGGGACCAGATAAACCATGTCAGCAAAAGGAGGTTCACTATAATTCTATCACTACACCCGCTGGAGGTCAATTTCAGGTGATCCTGCCCGACGGCACGAAAGTATGGTTAAACGCCGCTTCGGGTATTCGTTTTCCTACGGTTTTTAGCCCCGAAAAACGGAAAATACAAATGACAGGGGAAGTATATTTCGAAGTAGCCGCCAAAAAAATACCTTTTATTGTTAGCACCAGAGGACAGGATGTTGAGGTATTAGGAACGCAGTTTAATATAAATGCCTATCCCGAAGAGAAAGATATCCGCACCACTTTACTCGAAGGAAGCGTGAGAGTGTCACCAAAAACAGCAGTAAAATCCAATGCGCTACGATCTCAGATCTTAAAACCGGGGGAACAGTCGGTTAATAATCCCAATACCCACTCGCTTTCAGTGCATACTGTCGATCCCACGGAAGCAATTGCCTGGAAAAACGGATTGCTGACGTTTAACGATACCGACATTGGTACCATTATGCGCCAGATAAGCCGCTGGTATAATGTGGATGTAGAGTACGTGGGTGATGTGAAAGGAAAACAATTTGCCGGATCCGTTTCAAGATACGACAATGTATCTCAGGTACTTGCTATGCTTGAATCAACCGGCGTGATTCATTTTAAAATAGAAGGAAGGAGGATTACCGTTATGCCATAAACCCTGCGTCTGCCCGGTAATTCAAAAATCCGGAAGTGCTTGCTACACTCCCGGAAATTTCGGGTTACCCTTGAAAAAATTGCTGCTAACAATCCGAACAATAACCCAAACATTCAAATGTATGAAATTTTTCGATTCTCCGAATCGCAGTATTCTGTATTGCGGTCGGTTTAAGATTCTGCTCACAATGAAACTAACGTTGATTATCATTTTAAGCGCCATATTGCAGGTTCACGGCGTTGGCTATGCTCAAAAAGTAAGCATTAGCCAGAATGATATTACGCTTCGTCAGGTATTTAAGGAGATAAACAAGCAAACTGGATATAAGTTCCTGTACAGCACCGAGATGCTGAAGAACAGCAAACCTGTTAGCGTCCATTTCAAGAATGCTCCCCTGTCGGATATCCTTGAAAAATGCTTCGAAGAACAGGCGCTTACCTTTAAAATTATCGATAAAACGATTATTGTAAAACAGAAGGAACAGCCGGCGATCACGAATAAACCGGCGCCTCCAAGCCTGCAGATAGCCGTGAAAGGAAAGGTCACCGACGAGAAAGGAGCGCCCCTGCCCGGAGTTAGCGTAAAGGTGGAAGGAACTTCCATTGGTGTCAGCACTGATTTAAATGGCAACTTCTCGATCGCCCTTCCCGACAACCGCCACAGGCTGCTTTTTAGTTTTATCGGTTTTGCGAGTCAGACGGTCACTATTAGCGGGCAGACTAATATTCATGTTGTACTAAAAGAAGAAATGACCTCTCTGAATGAAGTTGTGGTCGTGGGATATTCGTCGCAGAAGAAAAAGGATTTGACGGGTGCAGTTTCCATAGTGAACGTGGAGGAAATGACAAAACAGCCCTCTCCTTCCATAAGCAACCTGCTGCAGGGCCAGGCATCCGGAGTGACCATCCTGGGTTCCGGGCAGCCCGGCGAAGCGCCCCAGATCAGGATCCGCGGACTGAACACTTTTGGAAACAATACCCCTCTGTTCGTAATAGATGGGGTTCCTACGCAAAATGTTTCGGATATTAATCCGAACGACATAGCATCTATGCAGGTGTTAAAGGATGCCGGCTCGGCATCTATCTACGGTTCAAGGGCGTCAAACGGGGTCATCATTGTCACTACAAAAAGCGGAACCGGTAAAGTTAAGATTCAATACGATGCCTACTATGGGACACAGCGGCCTAAGAGTGGCAATGTATGGGACATTCTTTCGCCGCAGGAAATGGCGAACCTGAAAAGACTGGCTCAAACCAACAGCGGAAAAACCGTATTTGACGACGACCTTTATGGCGACGGACCGACCTATGTATTACCCGATTACATTCTGCCCGAAGGGGCATCGGAAGGCGATCCCGGAACAAACCCGGCGCTCTACAATGTAAACCCTAATTTCACCCAACAGGCAGAATACGACGCCTTTAACCGGATCACAAAGGCAAACAAAACGGGCACCGACTGGTATCATGAGATATTTAACCCCGCACCACTCACCAGCCACAACCTTGCAGTAAGCGGCGGCACCGAGCAGGGCAGTTATTTATTCTCGATGAACTACTTTAACCAGGAAGGAACGCTTTTGGAAACCTATTTCAAAAGGTACTCAGTCAGGGCGAACACCTCCTATAAAGTGGGTAAGAATATCAGGATCGGCGAAAACCTCGAATATTCTATTGTTAATAATCCCCAGATTGCCGGATTGACCGGCGACAACGCCATTGGTCATGCTTTCAGAGAACAACCGATCATTCCGGTGCGCGACATCATGGGAAATTATGCCGGTTCTTATGGCGGCAACCTCGGCGATGCCTATAATCCGGTGGCGATGCTCGAACGTACCCGCAACAATAAAACGCAGGATAACCGGCTTTTTGGTAGCGTTTACGCTGAAGCCGATATACTGAAGATGTTTACCCTGCGCACGGTATTTGGTGGTGAGTCGTACTCAGGTAACTCGCGCTCCTTTACTTTTCCGCAGTACGAAAACGCCGAGAACAGCACTTCAAACAGCTATAATGAGGATTCAAATAACGGATATAACTTTACCTGGACAAACACTTTAAGTTTCAATAAAGACTTTGGACAACATAACTTAAAGGTGCTTGCGGGAACCGAGTTTTATAAGAACCGTTACAATACCATGGGCGGAAGCCGTAAAGGATATTTTTCCTTCGACCCGAATTATACAACGCTTTCTTCCGGTTCGCCCGAAGGGATCTTTAACTACAGCACCCGCGAAGCAGATGCGCTATTCTCACTGATAGGCCGTGCAGATTATAACTATAAAGGTAAATATCTCCTGGGCGCCACAATCCGTCGCGACGGATCATCAAAGTTCCTGGAGAATGTATACGGCTGGTTTCCTTCGGTAAGTGCAGGATGGCGTATTTCACAGGAACCCTTTTTAAAAGATATTGCATGGATCTCGGATCTCAAGATCCGCGGTGGATGGGGAATTATGGGTAATCAGCTGAATGTTACGGGCGACAACTCGTTTAGTACCTACAGCAGCGCCGTTGGTCAGTCGTTTTACCCAATTAACGGCGGAAATTCGGTAGTAACCGGCTTTTACCAGAACCAGCTGGGAAACCCTGCCGCTAAGTGGGAAAAAGACATCAACTCGAACTTTGGCTTCGACGCTAGTTTATTCCAGGGAAAGCTGGAGATTACCGCTGATTATTACCGGAAAGATATCCGCGACCTCTTATTTAACCCCGAAATGATCGCCACGCAGGGAACCGCCATCCCGCCTTATATTAATATCGCGCAGATGAAGAACGATGGCTTCGATATCTCCCTGACGGGCATTACTAATATCACACCTGCGCTTAAATTGAATGCAACGGCGACAGTAACCACCTACCGGAATAAGATCATGCAGGTCTCTTCTTCGGCTAACTATTACGACGAGGATGGCCGCCGCTTCGATGGCAGCAATATTATCCGGAATGAAGTAGGGCATTCCATAGCTGAATTTTTCGGCTATAAAGTGGCCGGATTCTGGAATACACAGGACGAAATAGAACAGGCTAATGCCCGGGCAAAAGAAGCTTCCGGGGACGCTATGGCTGAATATCAAACCGATATAGGCCTAGGAAGGTTTAAATACGAAGATGTGAACGGAGACGGTCGTGTCACCGCCCTGGACCGCACTTTTCTCGGCAATGCTAACCCCGACTTCAGCTACGGCCTGAACCTTGGACTAACATTCAAGGATTTCGACCTGAGTATGTTCTTTTACGGCGTACAGGGCAACAAGATCTGGAACCAGGTAAAGTGGTGGACCGACTTTTACCCTTCTTTTAACGGAGCAAAAAGTTATACCGCCCTGTATGATTCATGGACACCACAGAACCACAACGCTTCTGCACCAATACAGGAAGAAACAAATTCATTCAGTACCAATGCGGTACCTAACTCCTATTTTGTTGAAAGCGGTTCTTACCTACGGTTAAAGAATGCTCAGATCGGCTACTCTTTACCTGTAAAAACTCTTCAGCGCTTTGGGGTAAGCAGGCTCCGGGTTTATCTGTCGGCGGCAAACCTTTTCACAGTTACCAAGTACTCAGGCGTGGATCCTGAGATCGGCACGTCAAGCGAGACGGACAGTCAGACTGCGTATGGCGTGGATGATGGCTCATATCCGAGCCAGCGCACTTTTCTGTTAGGTCTTAATCTCACGTTTTAAGGAAAAAATGAAAGACAAAATGAAAGCATCAAGATTTATACCAGCTCTTTCTTTGATCATAGGGATGTTCTTAAACTCCTGCACCGATGAACTCAATCAGCCGTCTCTCGGTACCCTCTCACCTGATATTATTGCAAATAAAAAAGGAGTCGAACTTCTGCTGATCGGCGCCTATGCGGCACTCGACGGACAACAGGGGTCTGACCAGTCCCTCGGCGGCGGCGAAGCCTGGCAGGCCTCACCTACGGGATGGGTATTTGGCTCTGTAGCGGGCGGCGACGCATCGAAAGGAAGCGATGGAGCCGACCAGCCGGCCATCGACCCGATCGCAAATTTCTACTCCGACGCTAACAACGCTTACTTTAACAGCAAATGGAAAGCTTTATACGAAGGCGTCACGCGCACCAATAATGTGCTTTCCATCCTCGCCAAAGCTACTGATGTAAGTGATGCCGACAGGACCAGGATCACGGCAGAAGCGCGTTTTCTGCGTGGCCATTACTATTTCGAGCTAAAAAAGATGTGGAACATGGTTCCGTGGATCGATGAAACGACAACCGTTTTCAATCCGCCGAACAATGAGGATATCTGGCCGAAGATCACTGCCGATTTCGACTACTCGTATAAAAATCTACCCCCTACGCAGTCCCAGATAGGGAGAGCTAACAAGTGGGCTGCGGGGGCTTATCTTGCAAAGACACTACTTTACCAGCATAACTATCCCGATGCAAAAAACCTATTCACTGATATAATCAATAACGGCGTTACAAGTGGAGGCACCAAATACAACCTTACAGCCGAATTTGAAGACAACTACAGGCCCAGTAAGGAAAATAACGCAGAAAGCGTTTTTGCGATTCAGATGGCATCTAACGTCGATCCGGCGGGGCCTTCTAATGCAAACAACGGCGATATGCTTAATTTTCCTTATGGCGACAGCCCCTTTGGTTGCTGCGGCTTCTTTCAACCTTCCATTGATTTAGTGAATCACTACCGGACCAACGAGGCAACCGGCCTCCCTTATCTTGACACCTACAACGATCATCCTGTGAAGAACGACATGGGAGTTAAGGGCAATACTCCCTTTACTCCCGATGAAGGAACCCTCGATCCGAGAATTGACTGGACTGCCGCACGCCGGGGCATTCCTTTCCTCGATTGGGGTATTTATCCGGGCGAACCCTGGATACGCGACCAAACCTACGGCGGACCCTACGGACCCAAGAAAAACATCTACTGGCAGGAGAGTCACGAAGAAGACGCCGACTTAAGTTCATGGGCTCCCGGCACCTCTATCAATTACCTTGTCATCCGTTTCGCAGATGTCCTGCTTATGGCTGCTGAATGCGAAGCCCAGGCAGGAAGTCTCGAAACGGCGCAAACATATGTGAACAGGGTGCGGAGCAGAGCAGCCGACCCGGTCGGCTGGGTGTACAAATACAAGAACAACGCTGCTCCCATGGAGGGGTTTTCAAATGAACCTGCTGCCAATTACTTTATCAGAACATACCCTGCAGGCACCTTTACTTCCGGAGGAAAAGAGTTTGCATTGAAAGCAATTTACTATGAAAGAAAACTTGAACTCGCCATGGAAGGACATCGTTTCTTCGACCTGGTACGTTGGGGCACAGCCGAAAAAGAGCTGAATGACTACTTTAACTACCAGGGAAAGTTAACGAGCGACGTTAGGAGGGGACATTTTACAAAGGGGAAAAGCGAATATTACCCCGTGCCCCAGCGTCAGATAGACCTTAGTCTTTCAGGTGGCGTCCCGGTTCTTAAACAAAATCCGGGGTATAATTGAAATTTTATTTAAGTTTGAAGAGGGCTCCGGCCCTCTTCTTTATTAAAATCTAAACTTAAAATGACCAGCATTGCAAAAGAGAGGTTCCTCGCCCTTGATGTCTTCAGGGGAATGACCGTTTGTTTTATGATTATCGTGAACACGCCCGGAAGCGGCGCGACTCCGTATTCGCCATTGCT
The window above is part of the Arcticibacter tournemirensis genome. Proteins encoded here:
- a CDS encoding TonB-dependent receptor, whose product is MKLTLIIILSAILQVHGVGYAQKVSISQNDITLRQVFKEINKQTGYKFLYSTEMLKNSKPVSVHFKNAPLSDILEKCFEEQALTFKIIDKTIIVKQKEQPAITNKPAPPSLQIAVKGKVTDEKGAPLPGVSVKVEGTSIGVSTDLNGNFSIALPDNRHRLLFSFIGFASQTVTISGQTNIHVVLKEEMTSLNEVVVVGYSSQKKKDLTGAVSIVNVEEMTKQPSPSISNLLQGQASGVTILGSGQPGEAPQIRIRGLNTFGNNTPLFVIDGVPTQNVSDINPNDIASMQVLKDAGSASIYGSRASNGVIIVTTKSGTGKVKIQYDAYYGTQRPKSGNVWDILSPQEMANLKRLAQTNSGKTVFDDDLYGDGPTYVLPDYILPEGASEGDPGTNPALYNVNPNFTQQAEYDAFNRITKANKTGTDWYHEIFNPAPLTSHNLAVSGGTEQGSYLFSMNYFNQEGTLLETYFKRYSVRANTSYKVGKNIRIGENLEYSIVNNPQIAGLTGDNAIGHAFREQPIIPVRDIMGNYAGSYGGNLGDAYNPVAMLERTRNNKTQDNRLFGSVYAEADILKMFTLRTVFGGESYSGNSRSFTFPQYENAENSTSNSYNEDSNNGYNFTWTNTLSFNKDFGQHNLKVLAGTEFYKNRYNTMGGSRKGYFSFDPNYTTLSSGSPEGIFNYSTREADALFSLIGRADYNYKGKYLLGATIRRDGSSKFLENVYGWFPSVSAGWRISQEPFLKDIAWISDLKIRGGWGIMGNQLNVTGDNSFSTYSSAVGQSFYPINGGNSVVTGFYQNQLGNPAAKWEKDINSNFGFDASLFQGKLEITADYYRKDIRDLLFNPEMIATQGTAIPPYINIAQMKNDGFDISLTGITNITPALKLNATATVTTYRNKIMQVSSSANYYDEDGRRFDGSNIIRNEVGHSIAEFFGYKVAGFWNTQDEIEQANARAKEASGDAMAEYQTDIGLGRFKYEDVNGDGRVTALDRTFLGNANPDFSYGLNLGLTFKDFDLSMFFYGVQGNKIWNQVKWWTDFYPSFNGAKSYTALYDSWTPQNHNASAPIQEETNSFSTNAVPNSYFVESGSYLRLKNAQIGYSLPVKTLQRFGVSRLRVYLSAANLFTVTKYSGVDPEIGTSSETDSQTAYGVDDGSYPSQRTFLLGLNLTF
- a CDS encoding RNA polymerase sigma factor, with the protein product MSELYPNDEKTSLLQLKNDDQKAFEHLYQLYSSRIYGKILKLTKSEIIAGELLQDTFVKVWEKRQLINEEFPFKAWLYRVAENEVYMFYRKLARDRKLQEYIIETFEESHSPTEGNFLLKESNELLHRAVKMLPQQCRQVFTLCRIEGRSYEETGSLLGISPSTVSNHLVKAGKSIRNYILESGREHISLILPFFYLQFSLFC
- a CDS encoding RagB/SusD family nutrient uptake outer membrane protein, with amino-acid sequence MKASRFIPALSLIIGMFLNSCTDELNQPSLGTLSPDIIANKKGVELLLIGAYAALDGQQGSDQSLGGGEAWQASPTGWVFGSVAGGDASKGSDGADQPAIDPIANFYSDANNAYFNSKWKALYEGVTRTNNVLSILAKATDVSDADRTRITAEARFLRGHYYFELKKMWNMVPWIDETTTVFNPPNNEDIWPKITADFDYSYKNLPPTQSQIGRANKWAAGAYLAKTLLYQHNYPDAKNLFTDIINNGVTSGGTKYNLTAEFEDNYRPSKENNAESVFAIQMASNVDPAGPSNANNGDMLNFPYGDSPFGCCGFFQPSIDLVNHYRTNEATGLPYLDTYNDHPVKNDMGVKGNTPFTPDEGTLDPRIDWTAARRGIPFLDWGIYPGEPWIRDQTYGGPYGPKKNIYWQESHEEDADLSSWAPGTSINYLVIRFADVLLMAAECEAQAGSLETAQTYVNRVRSRAADPVGWVYKYKNNAAPMEGFSNEPAANYFIRTYPAGTFTSGGKEFALKAIYYERKLELAMEGHRFFDLVRWGTAEKELNDYFNYQGKLTSDVRRGHFTKGKSEYYPVPQRQIDLSLSGGVPVLKQNPGYN
- a CDS encoding FecR family protein; amino-acid sequence: MDRPEEINRLFKRFIENKSSQKELKELFTYFRTSSEEELRFLIMREIEPQEDSENQNVNSSTQSPEEEAKMQDLYRQISATINTESSGKGRIAQWNRWHVSAAAAVAIIFIATGLYLWNRTTSPIPTGGDKKAQTADIPPGTNKAVLTLADGKKIALDDAKTGELVQLSGISVTKTADGQIVYNMQNAGPDKPCQQKEVHYNSITTPAGGQFQVILPDGTKVWLNAASGIRFPTVFSPEKRKIQMTGEVYFEVAAKKIPFIVSTRGQDVEVLGTQFNINAYPEEKDIRTTLLEGSVRVSPKTAVKSNALRSQILKPGEQSVNNPNTHSLSVHTVDPTEAIAWKNGLLTFNDTDIGTIMRQISRWYNVDVEYVGDVKGKQFAGSVSRYDNVSQVLAMLESTGVIHFKIEGRRITVMP